In Pseudoliparis swirei isolate HS2019 ecotype Mariana Trench chromosome 22, NWPU_hadal_v1, whole genome shotgun sequence, the DNA window AAGTCTTACAATCAGGCATTGTTTTTGGACCACTAATAGAGCATGTGTATCGTTTTGCGGGGCTAATTTTTGGAATGGGTTTTTGAGAGATAATGAATCGTATGAACCAGTATTTAAATGAAACCATGTGAGAAGTTTCGAAGGGAAAGGTCTCTTGAGCAGCTAACACCCACAACAACGAGCTAGCTTGTTGTTCTGCACGGGGACAGTTGGAGACCGCCAATTTAGAATACAATGGAAATACCCATaaaaagtacaagtacctcaacaTTTTACAATTCTTGAGTAAACGTACTTTCCACCTCTGGACTTGGCAAGTGTGTCCACGGTTCATTGTTCTGAATGCTAAACTTAGCTTCCCATGAAAATATTTGAGGGGTGGCTGGGGGATATCACTCATTAGGTCATCAGCATAGCTCCAAAATGTTTCTGTAACTTGGCAACTGCTGTCGCTTAGCAACAGCTGTAAACATGGAGGAGAGACAACGGACCGGCCTCATGAGTCAAAGTTCAGGATCTCAAAAACAGCCGTAAAGAACAGCACTCCCATCGTCAGCGCACATGATGCTCATACTCACTTCTCTGTGGGAAGTTTCCATAACAAATGTAAACAACGCACCATATGATGCAGGCGGGGTCTAATTGAATCTTCTCCGGTATTTCTGACACCGCTGTGACAAGCCGGGTCAGCAGCCGGCTGCGTGTGCTAAGACACAGAGAGGCATACTGGCCACATTTGCTCTGAAGCTTTGAATCTGGTTGGTTTCAAAGGCAACGAACAAGATAGAAAGAAGTAAAGTTCATCAATGTGTTCAATATGGGAAGGCATCCTCCCCGGGGGAAATAAAGCGACACATTTACTACCAGGACACACCTCCTATGACCAGGTCTGTCTCTTATCTGAATGCATGTGCTGGTCATGAAAATAGACAACAAAAGCAAGAGTAAACATGATCATGAAGCACTAAAAATATCACAAAAAGTCTTTAATTGCAAAGATGCCAAAAGGATGTTGGCAGTAATTATGTGCTTGGATAATTAAAAGTAATGAGTATGTATTTCCAGAGAATGAGGGCGAGAGTTAAAAACCTGTTTTCAAGCTGCTGTTAACATCGCTTGGCTCAACTTACCCTGAGGGAAACTGAAAGGGAGTCCACAATAAACCTACAATAAACTCACGATGACATTAAATGAATGTACACAGAACAAGCAGCCTTCATAACTTAAAAAAGACCTGATGTGAGAGAACCACAGAAGAAGCCGTAAAACCAGTCCCACTGTAGAAGAAACGTCTGAGAGTGAATTTTCACATCAGCTGCCATGAACGAGGAGTCACATCTGAGATTAATGAGAACGGCATTACAAAGAGGGAGGGCGCCATCTTTTCTCAATTCCGGATCAAGAAGTAAATAACGTCCCACCCTCTAAACAAACAGGGAACAGTCCTTGAAGGCATACAATCGTTCTCCCTACTGCACGCATGAATAAAGCCTGAGAGAGAAACAAGGGCGGATTTTACATCTCTGAGAACAACAGCTTTCTGAATGAAAGGTTGATTATTGGCACATAGGGAGCGAAACGGAAAGACAAAAGGAAAACATCCTGTGAGTCGCCATTAGACAACACAGCGTTGTCATTCAGTAAAGGCTAACGGCGTGATGACACCTGGTCATATGTGACCAGACTTCAACAACGCAGAGGAATGTTATGTCAACTTGACATCTTTAGTCAACAGATGTGCTTCATTCAGGGTTAGCAAACCGACAGACTGCATTTAAAGGTTATCTGTGAAGGCATTCGCAAAGCACAGTTGAACTCATTGGGTCGGTCTCTGGCAATCACCAGGGAAAGACTGCACATTGGAGCGCAAACTCATTTTAAGAATTAGTTCAACAGATTGGAGAATATGCTTGTTTTCTCTCTGGCAGAGAGCTccatgagaagattgataccactctgTAAGGTAAATTGTTAACAGTTGGTTGCAACTAAAAGTTCCTACCAGCACCTCTGAAGTAGTAACGCTCACTGTTTAACAGGTTTTAAACAGCTTGCTTAAACAGTGTAAGCATGATGAAGACATTTGACAGAGGTCATGTGCTGAATGGTTTGCTGGGAGCAGCAACTTCCCAGAGCCTCCGCTGGTTGTCTGGCAACTTCCTCCGTCGTCAGGAAATTGAACGGCTCATACTGAACATACTTCGTATTAGTACGAGATCATTGAAAGATAAGGAGGAACAGGGCACATAGCACCATCCTCAGTCAAGTGGAAATGAACCCAATTGAGCTCTCGTAACCATTAGCGGAAGATTTCCATCTTGGTCACAAACATGATCAGTAAAGGCAAACTTCCACGGATCCTCTTGGAATGCTGCAATGCAGAGCTACAGGAGAAGCACCAGCAACATGGTGACACCGTCAGAGAGTTCACATGTAGAGGGTTTACTTTGTCACAATAAGaggacaataaaacatctttgtctGCCTTAGTTCAGGTTAGCTTTTAGCCAAGCTCGTTATTTTTATGAtgaaatatagatagatagatagatagatactcttttcatccccagggggaaatgtgTCAAATATGCAAGACTTTCCCAGACTTGATGACCCTGTTTTCAACTGAtgcatgttgatggacatgctGTGGCATGAGAGAAGTAACATGGCCCTGTTGTGTGAAGCGAAGGGTACTTTCTTGTCATGATGCTCCACCACTCAATCCCTTTGCAGACAGCAGCCTCAGGTATTTCTCTGCCTCTCCACCCCCACTCCCACCTTCATTGTATCTAAACCCCCGAAGGAGAATAGACTGACGCGTGAAAACAAAACTACTCTCCCAGATTCTTATTTCAAAGATGCCATTGGAGCCAACTCAACAGGTAGATGAAAGATTAGACTTGGGAAACTTAACCTGTCGCCCAGGAGTCAACATTCTTGTTTCATTTGCCCACCACTGAGATTATTGTTGATTTTTCAGAGAAATAGGAGAGGGGGCTGTGGGTCACGAGTGTTGCTATAATGCTCAGCGGTGCAAAGAATGAGGCTTAACCATCAAAGGAAAGACCCTATATTTCTTCAAATTCTTGAGGTGACTTGCAGGTTTTTGTGCCCTGTGTGGTCTCTGtaaaacctgattaaaattCAGACAGCATTCGGAAAGTGTTTTATGTCTAACTGATTCTGCAACGTGAAAGTGGCTCCAAGTTCAACCGAGATACTTAATTTTATATCTCAACAGACGAGGGCCATATTTAGTATCTTTAGGTAATGGGGAAAAGTATTGTGGCGAAAAGAGTTCCACTGAAATCTGAACAATGTTATGTAAAACCTATTTCTGCTGTCGCCTGTTTGAGTCTGTGCATGAGCATTCCCATGAGAGAGAATAAGTTCCCATGATTCTGGCCCTGCAGCCATATTTGGCGTGCTAATACCCACTAAATctgacacacaggaacaggTGTCTTCAAAACAAGGCAAACTCTTCGTGATCAGCGTATCCCCTTCCGCGGCTACACCAGAAGCAGAGAGGAACATTATATGGTTTAAGAAAATGTGGCAGCCTAAACACAGagaccaaaaacacacacacacacactaaaatgtAAACAAGTATATGGCTGGACTTcactaaagaaaataaatgtgacaTATTTAAACCAAACTGAACTGAAGTCACTCTACAGTTACATAATGTACCACCATAAGAATTACAATTAATATAATTGCTAAAATGTTATTGGAtggcaaaatatatatttttttaccttGGATGAAAAATAGTTTCAGTCAATGTAAATCAAAAAACAGTTATAAACATTTAGGACTGATACAACATCAAAATTAGATCTCAAAACCGAATGAGACCCCCGAATGAGAAATGTGGTCATGtctcacacaacaacacaggACCAGATAGCGATGACATTTGCAACAATATGTCACTGAACAGACAGAATCAAGACGACGGAGAAGTCAGCGGAGGCTACAGTACATCTCTCAGAAGACGCTACTGACctggccaatgagaagccggcaATGGTAACTGAGAGGAAATGAGAAGCCGACTATTCATTCGATCATGGTGGTAACTCAAGCGTCCAACCACTGGATCGAGTACTGGCTTGGCTGGTCATTAAAAGGTCCTGAAAGACAGATCTACATACTGATGTGTCCTAGCATGTTCTTACTGTGTATTCTAAGAGTAATAACGCTAACATCGGTATGCATTGCACTTTATATCCTCACGTTCGACCTGGTGAGAGTTTTATTTTGCCAATGGCTTATCAGATTAGTCCTAAAGAttgatgtttttaatgttctttCTGGCAGGAGCAAGGTGAAGGTCTTACAAGATATATATGCGCGTTATTATctcaaaatagatatttatttttgctcatAACAATGTCTTACTGTTACACACCCTTACACAACTCTTCTCTAGTAATATAGACATGGCACTTGGATAACATATTTGTTTTGACGTActattatttgtttgtttaccatattttattgtatattttcatatttaatatttgtaatgATGTCTTATACTATTCcactgtgtttattgttatgcaacAATCACTAAGCAAAAATGTTTGTCTGCGTCacatacttggcaataaatcgTTTAAAAATGTTCAGAAAACAAAAGTCAGTCACAACCACTAGTCGTGCTCATGGGCCTGATGACGTGAAGTAGTTTGATTTAGCAAATGAGCGCAACTCtctttttttagatatataaaaGCTCAAGAATTCCCAAGAGGGATATTTATTGTGGTGTTTTATGTCATAGAACAAAGCGTTAAAATCTATCCAGCTTGTTTGAACCAAAGACCTTATTTCACTCATCCAACCAAAAACACTTTGACTTTAAGAGGCAAAAATGCAGACTAATTTCCAGGTTTGAGGACCTGCACTCCTAAATTGCAAATGTAGTCTCTCTAAATCTAATTTCTGTTCTCTGGTTGACATTCCTCTAACCTCTCACCCGCGACAGCTTTGTGTTCTGTTCTTCATCCCGTTCCAACATGTGTTCGCTTTGAGCGGGAGTTGTTTAAATGGCCTGGAGCCACCATTGTGTGGCAATTTCTGTTATGATAATTGCCTTAAATACAGGTTAATGCGTGGAGCCAAGCAGCCGCGGGAGCCAGCTCATTACCATTTATTACTGACTTATTACTGTCAGAGAAAGGGTTACACTTTCACTAAACTGGATGGAGGCCATGAGAAAAGCCTTGAATGTATTTGCCTTAGATTACTTCATTTTTAGGAGTCACGCTGTGGACTTTTACTGTAGCCGAAGGAGTTCACACTATTTCAGTGACAAATCAAAGGAAAAAACAAATAGTCTGGGTCCTAATAGATGTATTTTTGGCTGTGGGTATTCAGGTCAGCTGTTTAACGATGTGTGACAGAGAGAACGGAGATCGAACCAAGCGAAAGCATTTTAGAAAACAACTTCACCTACAAAGGgtgaatataaatgtaattatattCAACGTGACTTCAATCAGACAGCCATCATTAGCCGACATGGTGTGCGGTCTCCTCATTTCAATCGGAAAGCATGTCAGATGACAAGCAAGAAACTGTTGCTTTTTTCCACTGAACCTTCACTTTAGGCGGAGAGTGAAACATTAGAGGATGCTTAGCTTTTCCTTTTGTCACAGCGTTTCACCAAATGAGCGTGTGCAGCATCCTGCCATAAGACACAGCGTGTGCTCATACCACTTTGAACACTACATAAGTTAAATTAGTTCTGGCTCCGCTAACAGCCCAGGGCTCGACATTAATCTGTTGAGTCTAATAGCCATCTCCATGTGTCCAACAGGCTCAACCTCCCCCTGTGGTCTTGAAACTCATCATCCGACCTATAGTATACAGAATGAGGGGTAACATTATTATGCTGAGGTGATGAGCACTGGAAAGTGCACGTGAATTGCATAACAACATATCACGTTGCAAGCAGGTGGGTGACAGACACGGTGTCCTCTGCTGCATTTATTCACTGGCATTTATGTAGAAAATGGTTTGGAATAAAGAACAAATTCACAAATCCACCAGGATCACATGTGCTCTCTTCATGTATGTGCTGATGGATTTTCATCTGAGCTATACGTGTGCACAGTAcctcaaatgttaatttaactGTAGTTACAATCAGGATGGAATAtgtttttgcacacacacaaaaagtgcattgtgggacaaACATCCAGGCATAAGATTGGCACAAACCCTTAACTTAACTATTGCACTCAAACTAACCACAGTAATGCAAACGACCCATGCTGCCTGCTGTAATGTATCCAATGTGTGTCAGCTTTGTTTACCTGCTGTCTCCTTTTGCATTGGAGGGTGGGGGGTGCAGCACCGTTTGgttgtcctccatgtccacGACGCATTTTGTTTTCAGTTCAATTTCTGTGGACAGAAGTTGTTTGCGGTGAAGGGCAGCAGAATGCGGGGGAGTGGAAAGTATACGAGCCTCGACACTTTGACCGACTTCAAACTCGACTCAAGTCCGACTTCAAGCTCATAACTCGAGCTGAACGCCGCAATGGCGAAGAAATCCAAACTTTATGATAATGAGCCATGAATccgaggagagacagacagaaaaacaagaacataaatGGTCGTTTTAACACTCACCCCTTCGGTTCATGGGCCGAACTCTCACTGCAACTTTTACCTTGGAATCCGACATCTTCGTGCACGTCCCACTCCCACCCTGTCTATGCGCCGAGCTCTCGGTGTTTAGTCTGTGAAGCCCCGACGGAAGCCACGATTTCCACcgggtggagaaaaaaaagcagcagaCTCTAGTTCAACAATCCCAAAAGAGTCCGGCCCGCGAGGAGAAGAGATGGGGAGATGGTCATTGTTTTCCCTTCATATCCGTCCGGGTTCGCTTTTTGTGCAAATCCAGCGCTCTGCTGCAGCCCCGGACAGCATCCCCACCGCCATCTTCCACTGGGAGCACGACTGCTATCCTCTGGCAGGCTGGGGACGGCTGTGCCAAAGAGGGGGAACGGATTTACGCACCGCGCAGCTTATCGGGGAGGAACCAGTGGACGAGGAACGTGAGGCTGCCCGAGGAGCTTGTGTGTGCGCCACGATAAGCATCTTCCAATGGAGACGCGTCAGAGGGGAAAATGAAGAGCAGGGATCATTAAAGAGGAAGTTTACACAATACACCTCAATTATTCGCCCTCTctctgacacacgcacactactTTAGTTATTTGATCAGATTTAATATGAATCATTTATATTAATCACTTTATAACCTACTACAGCAGCCATGTTTGGaaacactgagataacacactcacacacctcaatAAAACTCATAAATTGGACCCCAACTAAATTATTAGTTTGATAGTAAATTAGCTTTCCTTTGTTTTTCCTTGACAAAGAATGtctcaaatatatacatacatagattATTTTCTTCAATTGTGCATATGTTTATCAGCTTATAACAAATACCCCTTTCGACCAAAAAATACGgttattttgaaatataaaaatatgtatgtgtgattgtgtgaagCTAAGGCTAACAGTAATTTCCTATCTTCTGAATTGTGACCCCattcaaattaataaatatatttgtttgacCCCTCGTCACATATTTATGGCCTGATAGACAATTCAACCAAGAGTGTTTGAAAAATTAATGTTACAGAGATGTTTTCATCGAAAGGATTTGTGTGGCTCAAAAAGGTGAAAGTATTCAGTATTTTACAAGAAAACAGcaaatattacaaaaatatgtttttaatcctTTAATTGTTAACAAATTACCTATAGTAATTGTATATGCGAGACAAAGCATACAGTAGATAATGGCACAAACTTGATTCTATTCACATTTAACATTTTCAATGTAATACTTAATATTTACTGAAATAGCATCTCCAGGTCACCTCATTATTTCCTTATATGAAAGCTACATTTCACATAGGATATCATAGGTGAGCTATATCATGGGCCCAGCATCAGATCTAGCAGAATAAATCTTCACCGCATGGTCTCCGCTGTCCAGAACGACGAGGGTGTTGTTCAGTGACACCAGTCCAACTGGGTTGATGAGGTGGTCTCCCACAAGTGGGGTCGGGGTTGGGCCTTTCAGGAGCTTCCCCAAACTCCAAATCATCCCCTGAATGGAGTCAATCACAATCACATCTCCATCTCTGTCAAAGGCCACGCCCGACATGTTGAGGCTCACTGTGAACTGCAGGGTCAGGCTGAAGCTGTCAGTCTGATAGAGGAGGTGGAAGTCTTCCGTAAACACTCTCAGCCTCGTGTGCTGGTTCCTCCCTGGTGAAGGCGTGTCATCAGGTAAATTCTCCATCACTGCAGTGTTCCCAGTGACCCGGCAGCAGGCCACCGCTTTTGGATGCTGCAGGTCTGCAATGACTGTTTGATTCTCTAGAGCGACACCGTGAGAATAGTCCACTTTTACCTGGGACAGCGTTCCGGCCTGGATGTCTGAGACCAGGATGTGCCCCGAGCTGTTTGTGTCCACACCCCAGGGCATCTGGAGGGAATCTTTGACCGTCACAACATGGTTACCCCCAGAGGAGAACACCTTCACAGCTTTATCCCCTGCATCAGTAACCACCACGTGACCACAGGGAGTCACCGCCACATCCACTGGGAAGCAGATCTCCCCACTGCCTTGTCCTCTTCTCCCAAAACTGTGCAGCTTCCTGCCCTGTGGACTGAACACCGccaccctcttctctccatcatgcaccacaaCTATCGTCCCCGACAATCCCGAAACGGCAATGCCAGTGGGATTGATAAGACTCCCCCACCCTCCAAAGGCTGTGCAGAGGTGCAGAGCTGTGGATGTCAAGCCAAGACCTGCACTCGCCctgtgaggaggagcagaagatggGGGAGTTTGGGACAACAGCAGCTCCTGCAGGTCACTGAGAGCCTGGCAGTGGGAAGTGCTGTCAATGCTGCACAGCTGTCGACAAAACGGGCACTCCAGCTTCCTCAGGAGAGGGTGGGACAAAGCCCTGATGCATTCCAGACAGAGTACATGGCCACAGGAAAGGTTCTGTGGTTTGTGCTCCTTCTGCTGAGTGCTGAACTTCTCGAAGCAGACTTTACACTCCAGCAAGTTGATCTGGATCTCTCTTACAATCCCCTCTGGGCTCAGGTTGCCACGACTCGGGGAACCAAGACTCTTAGCCATGGCTGAAATATCCCGATGTGCTGTAACCCTGGTGAGACGGATCCATCCGCTGCAGGAGGTTCAGGAAACCAAAAATAGAAAGAATGGCTATTTAAatgagatggagagaaggatgACGAGAGGGACACGAAGGCAGCGCATGTA includes these proteins:
- the LOC130213288 gene encoding E3 ubiquitin-protein ligase NHLRC1-like, which translates into the protein MAKSLGSPSRGNLSPEGIVREIQINLLECKVCFEKFSTQQKEHKPQNLSCGHVLCLECIRALSHPLLRKLECPFCRQLCSIDSTSHCQALSDLQELLLSQTPPSSAPPHRASAGLGLTSTALHLCTAFGGWGSLINPTGIAVSGLSGTIVVVHDGEKRVAVFSPQGRKLHSFGRRGQGSGEICFPVDVAVTPCGHVVVTDAGDKAVKVFSSGGNHVVTVKDSLQMPWGVDTNSSGHILVSDIQAGTLSQVKVDYSHGVALENQTVIADLQHPKAVACCRVTGNTAVMENLPDDTPSPGRNQHTRLRVFTEDFHLLYQTDSFSLTLQFTVSLNMSGVAFDRDGDVIVIDSIQGMIWSLGKLLKGPTPTPLVGDHLINPVGLVSLNNTLVVLDSGDHAVKIYSARSDAGPMI